One stretch of Nicotiana tabacum cultivar K326 chromosome 18, ASM71507v2, whole genome shotgun sequence DNA includes these proteins:
- the LOC107791142 gene encoding wall-associated receptor kinase-like 6 yields MKSVYILLNNSLVFLFLVLLLQQAEVSVSLSSSSSLSVVAKPGCKDKCGNLTIPYPFGIGKDCYFDKAFEINCFDDNTNHSSTWVATDYSPFPIQIFNIAMDSIRTDSSFLPVVYDKSSGKNINGDEPISGSTGQGHFHMSLSRNKFIVIGCDIYAYVKDAESGEFVSGCASFCNTNNFAVAATSSCTGNNGCCQSAISWMPKNVIVSIQTMNTMKAAWAFNNCSFCLMGSSGHNSKYISEILSSNSSNCAKELVGFGETTLEWVMGNMSCAQAMGSREYGCGNNSDCVNSSYGYRCRCSNGYQGNPYLSNGCQDINECASPNGGHCPHNTRCFNTPGSFYCKPNNGRRTLVLQLCYGISSAVILIVLIAGCLLLYRQIKNRKEVKAKQKFFKRNGGLLMQKQISMNKGSDSTFLHMKLFQKEELEKATDNFNESRILGKGGLGTVYKGMLSDGRIVAIKKSNIVDEDQVGQFVNEIFILSQINHRHIVKVLGCCLETQVPLLVYEYICNGTLSRHLHGSSPIPSESRTSTITLSLEHRLRIAREIAGALSYLHSCASSAIFHRDIKSSNILLDENYRAVVSDFGLSRLVSIEKTHLTTQVGGTFGYLDPEYFRSGQLNDKSDVYAFGVVLLELLTSQRAVSSDASSSQGLAMHFKSMFKQSRLTEMVDPEIARDVEGQEIVPVVATLARRCLKSNARNRPNMKEVAAELEELTKTRSYDMLRADSFEENISFKSEGLYSYTSDSLIEED; encoded by the exons ATGAAGAGTGTCTACATACTGCTAAATAATTCCTTggtctttctttttcttgtgctACTTCTCCAACAAGCAGAAGTTTCtgtatcattatcatcatcatcatcattgtctGTGGTGGCAAAGCCCGGGTGCAAAGACAAATGTGGGAACTTAACCATTCCATATCCATTTGGGATAGGAAAAGATTGTTACTTTGATAAAGCATTTGAAATCAACTGCTTCGACGACAACACGAATCATTCATCAACATGGGTCGCCACTGATTACTCACCATTTCCTATACAAATCTTCAATATCGCAATGGACTCAATCAGGACTGACTCGTCTTTTCTTCCTGTTGTCTACGACAAATCTTCGGGGAAAAACATTAACGGCGATGAGCCCATTAGTGGATCAACTGGACAAGGACATTTTCATATGTCGTTGTCTAGAAATAAGTTTATAGTCATTGGTTGTGATATCTATGCTTATGTCAAAGATGCAGAGAGCGGAGAATTTGTAAGTGGTTGTGCTTCCTTTTGCAATACAAATAACTTTGCTGTTGCTGCTACTTCTTCTTGCACTGGAAATAATGGGTGTTGCCAGAGTGCCATTTCATGGATGCCTAAAAATGTGATAGTGTCAATACAAACAATGAACACCATGAAAGCGGCCTGGGCATTTAACAATTGCAGCTTTTGCTTGATGGGGTCCAGTGGTCATAATTCCAAGTACATAAGTGAAATATTAAGTAGCAATTCCAGCAACTGTGCAAAAGAGCTTGTTGGTTTTGGTGAAACTACGTTGGAGTGGGTGATGGGCAACATGAGTTGCGCGCAAGCTATGGGAAGCCGAGAATATGGATGTGGAAACAACAGTGATTGCGTCAATTCCAGCTATGGATACCGCTGCCGTTGCTCTAACGGTTATCAAGGCAACCCTTACCTCTCGAATGGATGTCAAG ATATTAATGAGTGTGCAAGTCCAAATGGGGGTCATTGTCCACATAATACTCGTTGTTTTAACACTCCTGGCAGTTTCTATTGTAAGCCAAATAATGGGAGACGCACGCTTGTTTTGCAGCTATGCTATG GAATTTCATCAGCTGTTATTTTGATAGTCCTGATAGCGGGTTGTTTGTTGCTATATCGACAAATTAAAAATAGGAAAGAGGTAAAAGCTAAACAAAAGTTTTTTAAAAGGAATGGTGGATTGCTAATGCAAAAGCAAATTTCTATGAATAAAGGAAGTGATAGCACTTTTTTACATATGAAACTCTTCCAAAAAGAGGAGTTGGAAAAAGCAACAGACAACTTCAACGAAAGTCGAATTCTTGGAAAGGGAGGGCTTGGTACTGTCTATAAAGGAATGCTATCAGATGGAAGGATCGTCGCCATCAAGAAATCTaatatagttgatgaagatcaaGTTGGTCAGTTTGTAAATGAGATTTTCATTCTCTCTCAAATAAACCACAGACATATTGTCAAAGTATTAGGTTGTTGTTTAGAGACTCAAGTTCCGTTATTGGTCTATGAATACATATGCAATGGCACTCTATCGCGCCATCTTCATGGATCTAGCCCTATTCCTAGTGAATCAAGAACATCAACAATTACTCtctctttggagcatcgcttacGAATTGCTAGAGAAATAGCAGGTGCACTTTCTTACTTGCATTCTTGTGCTTCTAGTGCTATTTTCCACAGAGATATCAAATCAAGTAACATATTATTGGATGAAAATTATAGAGCTGTGGTTTCTGATTTTGGACTATCAAGATTGGTATCCATCGAAAAGACTCACTTAACAACACAAGTCGGAGGCACATTTGGCTACTTAGACCCTGAATACTTTCGATCTGGCCAACTTAACGATAAGAGTGATGTTTATGCATTTGGAGTGGTTCTTCTGGAGCTTCTTACAAGCCAAAGAGCTGTCTCTTCCGATGCATCTAGTAGTCAAGGCTTAGCAATGCATTTCAAATCAATGTTTAAACAAAGTCGTCTAACAGAAATGGTAGATCCTGAGATTGCAAGAGATGTTGAAGGTCAGGAGATAGTCCCCGTTGTGGCTACGCTTGCCAGAAGATGCTTGAAATCTAATGCAAGGAACAGACCAAATATGAAGGAGGTAGCAGCTGAACTTGAGGAACTTACAAAGACGAGATCATATGACATGCTACGTGCTGATAGTTTTGAAGAGAATATTTCTTTCAAAAGTGAAGGTTTATATAGTTATACATCTGATAGTCTAATAGAAGAAGATTAA